One Fundidesulfovibrio terrae genomic window carries:
- the lhgO gene encoding L-2-hydroxyglutarate oxidase translates to MKHADIVIAGAGIIGLTLARELVSQGVRVLVLDKEDRPGKHASGRNSGVLHAGIYYSPGSARAATCLAGNRLMRAYCKERGLPLTESGKVIVAKTEAELPVLRALYERAVNAGAEVSLVDQARLREIEPHARTVEQAIHSPLTAVVDPKEILKSLRADLRASVLAEVRLGVTALGPGGRRVLSTSAGPVEYGALVNACGAYADKLAHQHGLGLRYVLVPFKGVYRKLRPEAAHLVRGSIYPVPDPSTPFLGIHFTRSVYGDVYIGPTAIPAFGRENYGVLQGLDAEAPEILWRDAVLFATNPTFRTVALSEPRKYLFRHFFADAAKLVDSLRPEDVAPSPKAGIRPQLVDVVANTLVMDFLTESGEADLHVLNAISPAFTSAMALAPVLADKAMALAG, encoded by the coding sequence ATGAAGCACGCGGATATCGTCATCGCCGGGGCGGGAATCATTGGCCTGACCCTGGCCAGGGAACTGGTGTCGCAGGGAGTGAGAGTGTTGGTCCTGGATAAGGAGGACCGGCCCGGCAAGCACGCGTCGGGACGCAACTCGGGCGTTCTGCACGCGGGCATCTACTATTCGCCTGGCAGCGCCCGGGCCGCCACCTGCCTGGCGGGAAACAGGCTCATGCGCGCCTACTGCAAGGAGCGCGGGCTGCCTCTCACGGAATCGGGCAAGGTGATCGTGGCCAAGACCGAGGCGGAACTGCCTGTGCTGCGCGCCCTGTATGAACGGGCAGTGAACGCCGGAGCCGAGGTGAGCCTGGTGGACCAGGCCCGGCTCCGCGAGATCGAGCCCCACGCCCGCACCGTGGAGCAGGCCATCCATTCGCCCCTGACGGCGGTGGTGGACCCCAAGGAAATCCTGAAAAGCCTGCGCGCAGACCTCCGTGCCAGCGTCTTGGCCGAGGTGCGCCTGGGCGTGACGGCCCTGGGCCCGGGAGGCAGACGAGTTCTGTCCACCAGCGCCGGGCCTGTGGAGTACGGCGCCCTGGTCAACGCCTGCGGCGCGTACGCGGACAAGCTGGCCCACCAGCACGGGCTCGGGTTGCGCTACGTGCTGGTGCCCTTCAAGGGCGTCTACCGTAAGCTGCGTCCCGAGGCGGCTCACTTGGTGCGTGGGAGCATCTATCCCGTGCCCGATCCCTCCACGCCTTTCCTGGGCATCCACTTCACCCGATCCGTATACGGTGACGTATACATCGGCCCCACGGCCATCCCGGCTTTCGGGCGCGAGAACTATGGCGTCCTGCAGGGCCTCGACGCCGAGGCCCCGGAGATCCTCTGGCGAGACGCCGTACTCTTCGCCACCAACCCGACTTTCCGGACTGTTGCCCTCTCAGAGCCGCGCAAGTACCTGTTCCGCCATTTCTTCGCCGACGCGGCCAAGCTGGTGGATTCGCTCAGGCCCGAGGACGTCGCGCCAAGCCCCAAGGCGGGCATACGGCCACAGTTGGTAGACGTGGTGGCCAACACGCTGGTCATGGATTTCCTGACCGAGTCCGGCGAGGCGGACCTGCACGTGCTGAACGCCATATCACCGGCGTTCACCAGCGCCATGGCGTTGGCCCCGGTCCTGGCGGACAAGGCCATGGCGCTGGCGGGGTAG
- a CDS encoding DUF748 domain-containing protein — protein MSSTSGFLSSVDAWLSRIRHAAGELRSTGLGTVLGASALGFLVLAHGVLLMALAGSVVAPFLVQKYLQDEASRALGREIRLDSLRLNPFTFDLTASGLSIMDKDGGEPLAGFTRLELNLDPSKLAGSRLAVSRFILENPTVRLARDGQGRLNIADLIPEAAPSAQPQPQTFELVPAGLLFSLSDVRITDGRVSFDDARTGIRQEVRDLHFFIDSLSSDQPGLREIFSSGGQLNESNLTLSVKADLSGQTPEAEARLTLKNVVFRHYTPYLLALARPLDLKMDEAGVRVRVVLPAKGQPGLPFVDGDARIAGVALGNGDERAAELESLDVQGASFDPASGAVTVERVVAQSPMVRIRRDEAGIVDLLAMLQPPSGERPREESGPAPRLRVLEARLKGGRADLVDEGLGISLALTDVEAGLKGLDTQGAALESLSVEAAGDHFKRLALTAAGSYSPAGLTGKAVMEGADLAKPFPLLKRLMPKLALAGTAGFDLAYSVDEKDGRFLPKLKGGLDIHDFKAVVEGQAKPLFSAGTVGVTGIDADVDARKVLLGQVRLSGGGAALARGEKGAFPALEILPAGSGSSSGAGGGGQAGSPWTVLVDQLGLSDFSAEYQDAAGRIEQRVDLDELAVKNISSSLEKPLAVSVKGALPMGDAKAPFELSGELRPKEPGASLTVNLTSLPLAELSRLAPGLPVAVLSGRAGLSGQAVLSLGQTAPSGSFTGDASLTDLKLARPGGNEPWASLAGLSVKGASATLSPLEFKAAGVVLDSPWLVLVLDKDGKPVLPFETASGQDKAKQGVPLPGYGVDRIEIRGGKVDVTAEGFDPALSGQIADIALTVSDVRPGQPAKLAGSFVLGHSGRFQTEGQAGWVSDAPMLDMRATLENFDLGELSPVSRKFTGFPINRGKLGLKLDYKAGAKSLDLKNKIVAMGIQLGRKSGQPGGKDVPLDLAVSLLSDAKGVIDLDIPVKGDLTHAKADLRDVISTAMAGAFARILFSPLAFLNVAKGGGRTAAVGFTPGTAELTADGKKLLGDLAAVLVKRPMLKLEVLAYADPASEADAFARALAAKAPPAPPATPASKATKGRPAKEAQPAEAAPAPSKAPSAEEWAGLARARWEAVRGVLTTQGGLPDSRIFPMSGDFLHPPKMEGAPAARADVTLTN, from the coding sequence ATGTCCTCCACATCCGGATTTTTGTCCTCGGTGGACGCCTGGCTTAGCCGCATCCGTCATGCGGCTGGGGAGCTGCGATCCACGGGCCTGGGAACGGTCTTGGGTGCATCGGCGCTGGGGTTCCTGGTGCTGGCGCACGGGGTGCTGCTGATGGCGCTGGCCGGTTCGGTCGTGGCGCCGTTTCTGGTCCAGAAGTACCTGCAGGACGAGGCGTCGCGCGCTCTCGGCCGCGAGATCAGGCTCGACTCCCTTCGCCTCAACCCCTTCACCTTCGACCTCACTGCCTCAGGCCTCTCCATCATGGACAAGGACGGCGGCGAACCCTTGGCCGGGTTCACCAGGCTGGAGTTGAACCTGGACCCGTCGAAGTTGGCCGGCAGCAGGCTGGCGGTCAGCCGCTTCATCCTGGAGAACCCCACCGTGCGTTTGGCCAGGGACGGACAGGGCCGTCTCAACATCGCCGACCTGATCCCCGAGGCCGCCCCGTCCGCGCAGCCGCAACCTCAGACGTTCGAGCTTGTTCCGGCGGGGCTGTTGTTCTCGCTGTCCGACGTCCGGATCACCGACGGCAGGGTGTCCTTCGACGACGCGCGCACCGGAATCCGTCAGGAGGTCAGGGATCTGCACTTTTTCATCGATTCCCTGTCCAGCGACCAGCCCGGGCTGCGGGAGATATTCAGCTCAGGCGGCCAGCTCAACGAATCGAATCTCACCCTCTCGGTAAAGGCGGACCTCTCCGGCCAGACTCCCGAAGCCGAAGCCCGCCTGACCCTCAAGAATGTGGTGTTCAGGCACTACACCCCCTATCTTTTGGCGCTTGCCCGCCCGCTGGACCTCAAGATGGACGAGGCGGGCGTCCGTGTCCGGGTGGTGCTGCCCGCGAAGGGTCAGCCAGGCCTGCCGTTCGTGGACGGCGACGCCAGGATCGCCGGGGTGGCGCTGGGCAACGGGGACGAGCGCGCGGCGGAGCTGGAAAGCCTGGACGTGCAGGGCGCGTCCTTCGATCCCGCCTCGGGCGCGGTGACGGTCGAGCGGGTGGTGGCGCAGTCGCCCATGGTGCGAATCAGGCGCGACGAGGCGGGCATCGTCGACCTGCTGGCCATGCTGCAACCCCCCTCGGGCGAGCGGCCGCGAGAGGAATCCGGACCGGCTCCGCGCCTGCGCGTCCTTGAGGCACGGCTCAAGGGCGGGCGGGCGGATCTTGTGGACGAGGGTCTGGGAATCTCGCTGGCCCTGACGGACGTCGAGGCGGGGCTCAAGGGCCTCGATACGCAGGGCGCCGCTCTGGAGTCGCTCTCCGTGGAAGCCGCGGGTGACCATTTCAAGCGTCTCGCCCTCACCGCCGCAGGCTCGTACAGCCCGGCCGGGCTCACGGGCAAGGCTGTGATGGAGGGCGCGGATCTGGCCAAGCCCTTCCCCCTGCTCAAGCGCCTGATGCCCAAGCTGGCCCTGGCCGGGACGGCGGGATTCGACCTCGCCTATTCCGTGGACGAAAAGGATGGACGCTTCCTACCGAAGCTCAAGGGCGGCCTGGACATCCACGATTTCAAGGCCGTGGTCGAGGGGCAGGCCAAACCGCTCTTCAGCGCCGGGACCGTGGGCGTGACCGGAATCGACGCCGACGTGGACGCACGCAAGGTTTTGCTGGGACAAGTCAGGCTGAGCGGCGGCGGAGCGGCTCTGGCGCGAGGGGAGAAGGGGGCCTTCCCGGCCCTCGAGATTCTCCCGGCCGGTTCCGGCAGCTCCTCCGGAGCCGGTGGGGGAGGCCAGGCAGGGAGCCCCTGGACGGTCCTGGTGGACCAGTTGGGACTGTCCGATTTTTCGGCGGAATACCAGGACGCGGCGGGAAGAATCGAACAGCGCGTCGACTTGGACGAATTGGCTGTGAAGAATATCTCATCGTCCTTGGAGAAGCCCCTGGCCGTGTCGGTCAAGGGGGCGCTGCCCATGGGGGACGCCAAGGCCCCCTTCGAACTCTCGGGCGAATTGAGGCCGAAGGAGCCGGGGGCCTCGCTCACGGTGAACCTCACGAGTCTGCCCCTGGCGGAGCTGTCCCGCCTGGCCCCGGGCTTGCCCGTGGCGGTGCTCTCGGGGAGGGCCGGGCTGTCCGGCCAGGCCGTGCTGTCGCTGGGCCAGACAGCCCCGTCCGGATCATTCACGGGCGACGCGTCGCTCACGGACCTCAAGCTGGCCCGCCCCGGCGGGAACGAGCCGTGGGCCTCGCTGGCCGGGCTTTCGGTCAAGGGGGCCTCCGCGACCCTGTCCCCCCTGGAATTCAAGGCGGCGGGCGTGGTGCTCGACTCACCCTGGCTTGTCCTGGTCCTGGACAAGGACGGCAAGCCCGTATTGCCCTTCGAGACGGCCTCCGGGCAGGACAAGGCCAAGCAGGGCGTGCCGTTGCCGGGGTATGGCGTGGACAGGATCGAAATCCGGGGCGGCAAGGTGGACGTCACCGCCGAGGGGTTCGATCCCGCGCTGTCCGGCCAGATAGCCGATATCGCCCTCACGGTTTCCGACGTGCGGCCGGGCCAGCCCGCCAAGCTCGCAGGCAGCTTCGTTCTCGGCCACTCGGGGCGTTTCCAGACCGAGGGGCAGGCCGGATGGGTTTCGGACGCCCCCATGCTGGATATGCGCGCCACGCTGGAGAATTTCGACCTGGGCGAGCTGTCGCCGGTGAGCCGAAAGTTCACGGGCTTCCCAATCAACCGGGGCAAGCTTGGACTCAAGCTGGATTACAAGGCCGGGGCCAAATCTCTGGACCTCAAGAACAAGATCGTGGCCATGGGCATCCAACTCGGTCGCAAGTCCGGCCAGCCGGGCGGCAAGGACGTGCCCCTGGACCTGGCTGTGAGCCTGCTCTCGGACGCCAAGGGGGTCATCGACCTGGACATCCCGGTGAAGGGAGACCTCACCCACGCCAAGGCGGACCTGCGCGACGTGATCTCCACGGCCATGGCCGGGGCCTTCGCACGCATCCTGTTCTCCCCGCTGGCCTTCCTCAACGTGGCCAAGGGTGGTGGGCGCACGGCCGCCGTGGGCTTCACGCCGGGAACGGCGGAACTGACCGCCGATGGCAAAAAACTTCTGGGCGACTTGGCGGCGGTGCTGGTCAAGCGGCCCATGCTCAAGCTTGAGGTTCTGGCCTACGCCGACCCGGCTTCCGAGGCCGACGCCTTCGCCCGGGCCCTCGCGGCCAAGGCTCCGCCCGCGCCCCCTGCCACGCCCGCGTCCAAAGCCACCAAGGGTCGGCCCGCCAAGGAAGCCCAGCCCGCCGAGGCCGCTCCCGCTCCGTCCAAGGCTCCGAGCGCCGAGGAATGGGCAGGCCTGGCCCGGGCGCGTTGGGAGGCCGTGCGGGGGGTTTTGACCACCCAGGGCGGCCTGCCCGACAGCCGAATCTTCCCCATGTCAGGGGATTTCCTGCACCCGCCAAAAATGGAGGGCGCGCCCGCCGCCCGGGCGGACGTGACCCTGACCAACTAG
- a CDS encoding CHRD domain-containing protein, whose product MIRILQALLAVLVLMAAAPNGFAALIEYDASLNGTSEVPPNASPATGFARVFFDIVAHSLIVHETFSGLLAPATAAHIHSPALPGVNAAVAVGFTGFPFGTTSGTYDHTFDTSDPSIYTLSFLSGNGGTAAGAEAALGASLAAGTAYVNIHNSVFPGGEIRGQLTSAVPEPVSMILLGSGLACVAGAGFRRRRR is encoded by the coding sequence ATGATCCGTATCCTTCAGGCATTGTTGGCCGTGCTCGTCCTGATGGCGGCCGCGCCCAATGGTTTCGCGGCGCTTATCGAATACGACGCATCTCTCAACGGGACCAGCGAGGTCCCACCCAACGCGTCTCCGGCCACGGGATTCGCGCGGGTGTTTTTCGACATCGTCGCCCACTCCTTGATCGTGCACGAGACGTTCTCCGGCCTGCTCGCTCCGGCCACCGCGGCGCATATCCACAGCCCGGCGCTACCAGGCGTCAACGCCGCGGTGGCCGTGGGTTTCACCGGCTTCCCGTTCGGAACCACCAGCGGCACCTACGACCACACGTTCGACACCAGCGACCCGTCGATCTACACTCTGAGCTTCCTCTCGGGCAACGGGGGAACGGCGGCCGGGGCCGAGGCCGCGCTCGGGGCGAGCCTGGCCGCCGGGACGGCCTACGTGAACATCCACAACTCCGTTTTTCCGGGAGGCGAGATCCGCGGCCAGCTCACGAGCGCCGTGCCGGAACCGGTCTCCATGATTCTGCTCGGCTCGGGACTGGCCTGCGTGGCCGGAGCCGGTTTCAGGAGAAGACGCCGCTAG
- a CDS encoding FkbM family methyltransferase, protein MLDDILRTASARPFNPFEEELPGEFVVFGTGARGRRCRRRLESMGIRVPCFADNNPRRQGTNVDGLPVTAPAQIAVGAAVLICSFAHQAIFAQLFSMGFRNLYRDDLAERPPLRLLRENAGAIEQVLASLSDRDSRDTYADVLRLRFHGTPLPRLSDYPMYGHPLVLARSGDCIVDGGAASGDSIALFRSQAGPDCRIYAFEPTPASFQEMVQAVEKAGQANVHPVNMALWNHDGQVGFFEAFAMSHGNRIGGEGGITVDATTLDSFVERRGIDKVDLIKLDIEGAELAALEGAQRTIRRFRPRLQICLYHKPCDLWELPLFVRELVPGYRCFVGHHSHEHLDTVLYCLA, encoded by the coding sequence ATGCTGGACGACATCCTCAGGACGGCCTCGGCCAGGCCCTTCAACCCCTTCGAGGAGGAGCTCCCTGGGGAGTTCGTGGTCTTCGGCACGGGAGCGCGCGGGCGCAGGTGCAGGCGCAGGCTCGAGAGCATGGGCATCCGCGTGCCCTGCTTCGCCGACAACAACCCCCGCCGCCAGGGGACGAACGTGGACGGCCTGCCGGTGACGGCTCCGGCGCAGATCGCGGTGGGGGCGGCGGTCCTCATCTGCAGCTTCGCGCACCAGGCCATCTTCGCGCAGCTCTTCTCCATGGGTTTCAGGAACCTCTACCGCGACGACCTGGCCGAACGCCCTCCCCTGCGCCTGCTGCGCGAAAACGCCGGAGCCATCGAGCAGGTGCTCGCGTCGCTTTCCGACCGGGATTCGCGGGACACCTACGCGGACGTTCTGCGCCTGCGTTTCCACGGCACGCCCCTGCCGCGCCTTTCCGATTATCCCATGTACGGCCACCCCCTGGTGCTGGCCCGGAGCGGCGACTGCATCGTGGACGGCGGAGCCGCCTCGGGCGACTCCATCGCCCTGTTCAGGAGCCAGGCAGGGCCGGACTGCCGCATATACGCCTTCGAACCCACGCCCGCATCCTTCCAGGAGATGGTCCAGGCCGTCGAAAAAGCCGGCCAGGCCAACGTCCATCCGGTGAACATGGCCCTGTGGAACCATGACGGCCAGGTGGGTTTTTTCGAGGCCTTCGCCATGTCCCACGGCAACAGAATCGGCGGGGAAGGCGGGATCACGGTGGATGCCACCACCCTGGACAGCTTCGTCGAGCGGCGCGGCATCGACAAGGTAGACCTGATCAAGCTCGACATCGAAGGGGCCGAACTGGCCGCCCTGGAAGGGGCGCAACGGACCATCCGCAGGTTCAGGCCCAGGCTCCAGATATGCCTGTACCACAAGCCCTGCGACCTGTGGGAGCTGCCGCTGTTCGTGCGCGAACTCGTTCCAGGATACCGCTGCTTCGTGGGGCATCACTCGCACGAGCACCTGGATACGGTGCTCTACTGCCTGGCCTGA
- a CDS encoding 6-hydroxymethylpterin diphosphokinase MptE-like protein, producing MKSLAVFDQLGLLALSQAGAGSYTPGARHAFHAHNPLWAYCNPALARPFAGGSEGDFGPEVFAFPPPDTGLDEAMRRTRLLVFLGAQRTPELQAALARTDGVCLIFEPDPERMAAFLDDEKPWELAGKGVFFVAGDPDRTPSPLLQILPENLASLGYPLFFACEGLPEALPGYVRRVEEVLELFYYRNVIYTLDSQDNIRGLPIRPLVRNAVYDRYKHLYENLAPCLRGGELSDLLGALTGHTAILAAAGPALTGQIEFIRANQDRAAVIAVNSALKPLLKAGIEPDFVIINDTSMDSEPTLAGLPGLKKARLVAHCLSTTGQGGFERAWFFGNFPGQPFPKRDSLLLHGSVITTAFALAEYMGCSRVYLAGVQLASPDPLAMNYSKGSQHEAHASGVNEMTLTHRWPQLYPATAADGSRMFTTLNFFDSAQWFADRIRMANMEVVNLTPSSILQGPGIAFDPAPVLPEDPGLARNLDSISSTDFSARRERVLDYIRQELTLWKTKQRAARQAGESFSSAAAFIAASDQDNTSFMLQRFADFDNTRFHTAFFEGADEGRRMEGARYFLGYMDRMCEALLKILLAQHKRVQALPGRPE from the coding sequence ATGAAATCCTTGGCGGTGTTCGATCAACTTGGGCTCCTGGCCCTGAGCCAGGCCGGGGCCGGAAGCTACACGCCGGGCGCGCGCCACGCCTTTCACGCCCACAACCCCCTCTGGGCATACTGCAATCCCGCCCTGGCCCGCCCTTTCGCCGGTGGATCGGAAGGCGATTTCGGCCCCGAGGTGTTCGCCTTCCCGCCTCCGGACACGGGCCTGGACGAGGCCATGCGGCGCACGCGCCTGCTGGTGTTCCTGGGCGCCCAGCGCACACCCGAGCTGCAGGCGGCCCTGGCCCGCACCGATGGCGTCTGCCTGATTTTCGAGCCGGACCCCGAGCGCATGGCCGCTTTCCTGGACGACGAGAAGCCCTGGGAACTGGCGGGCAAGGGAGTGTTCTTCGTGGCGGGCGACCCGGACCGGACGCCGAGCCCCCTCCTGCAGATACTGCCCGAGAACCTGGCCTCGCTGGGCTATCCCCTGTTCTTCGCCTGCGAGGGGCTGCCGGAAGCGCTGCCCGGCTACGTGCGCCGCGTGGAGGAGGTCCTCGAGCTCTTCTACTACCGCAACGTCATCTACACCCTGGACAGCCAGGACAACATCCGGGGGCTGCCGATCCGCCCCCTGGTGCGCAACGCCGTCTACGACCGCTACAAGCACCTCTACGAAAACCTCGCGCCCTGCCTGCGAGGCGGGGAGCTGAGCGACCTGCTCGGCGCGCTGACCGGGCACACCGCGATCCTGGCGGCGGCCGGGCCGGCGCTCACGGGCCAGATCGAATTCATCCGCGCAAACCAGGACCGGGCCGCCGTCATCGCCGTCAACAGCGCCCTCAAGCCGCTGCTGAAGGCCGGGATCGAACCGGACTTCGTGATCATCAACGACACGTCCATGGACTCCGAGCCAACCCTGGCGGGCCTCCCCGGGCTCAAGAAGGCTCGGCTGGTCGCCCATTGCCTGTCCACCACCGGCCAGGGCGGATTCGAGCGGGCCTGGTTCTTCGGCAATTTCCCGGGCCAGCCCTTCCCCAAGCGCGATTCGCTGCTGCTGCACGGCTCGGTGATCACCACGGCTTTCGCCCTGGCCGAATACATGGGCTGCTCCAGGGTCTACCTGGCCGGGGTGCAGCTGGCCTCCCCCGACCCCCTGGCCATGAACTACTCCAAGGGCAGCCAGCACGAGGCCCACGCCTCCGGCGTCAACGAAATGACGCTCACCCACCGCTGGCCGCAGCTCTATCCGGCCACCGCCGCCGACGGCAGCCGCATGTTCACCACCCTCAATTTCTTCGACTCCGCCCAGTGGTTCGCGGACCGCATCCGCATGGCCAACATGGAGGTGGTCAACCTCACCCCCTCGAGCATCCTCCAGGGCCCGGGGATCGCCTTCGATCCGGCCCCGGTCCTGCCGGAGGATCCGGGGCTGGCCCGCAACCTCGACAGCATCTCCTCCACGGATTTCAGCGCGCGGCGCGAACGGGTCCTGGACTACATCCGCCAGGAGCTGACCCTGTGGAAAACCAAGCAGCGCGCGGCGCGCCAGGCAGGGGAAAGCTTCAGCTCCGCCGCGGCGTTCATCGCGGCCAGCGACCAGGACAACACATCCTTCATGCTCCAGCGGTTCGCGGACTTCGACAACACCCGCTTCCATACGGCCTTCTTCGAAGGCGCGGATGAAGGCAGGCGCATGGAAGGCGCGCGGTACTTCCTGGGGTACATGGACCGGATGTGCGAGGCGCTCCTGAAGATTCTCCTGGCCCAGCACAAGCGCGTCCAGGCCCTGCCGGGGCGCCCGGAGTAA